In Anopheles gambiae chromosome 2, idAnoGambNW_F1_1, whole genome shotgun sequence, a single window of DNA contains:
- the LOC1273760 gene encoding splicing factor 3A subunit 3, translating to METIFEIQRRLHEECDRLVMAMSEELMIPKKTTKEKVLADHRIKIYLERYQTCSKSLLELYQDKDGERKQEITNMSVNEFKEFYSQFNGLIEFHSNHGNNVAVPASIEFDKLKEQLNDPAYLAEVVKFSDVENYGQYLDLHECYDNFVNLKGIDKIDYITYLSEFNKFADIPRKQKNLKYKGYLQLLHDYLHSFITRSRPLFFELEHTVKRNELQFEDMWKNGIVPGWEKVRDVDDDALINLNEFGKWEDLTYLGLDRLKAALQALGMKCGGTLEERAQRLFASKDDKNQENERKRMMNLNKEKDIAQLEYKIAKLADLVDDQIYETKINLQRKQARYTLDESDEDSMDEEESDDDDGIPYNPKNLPLGYDGKPIPYWLYKLHQLHFTYECEICGNYKYNGPKAFQNHFSEWRHAHGMRCLGIPNTAHFANITKIEDALVLWDKVKEQTFSKMWVPANEEEFEDSRGNILSKKVYLDLQKQGLL from the exons ATGGAAACAATCTTTGAAATACAGCGGCGCTTGCACGAAGAGTGTGACCGGCTGGTGATGGCCATGTCGGAGGAGTTGATGATACCAAAGAAGACG ACTAAAGAGAAAGTGCTAGCGGACCACCGGATAAAGATCTATCTCGAGCGATACCAGACGTGCTCGAAGTCGCTGCTGGAGCTGTACCAGGACAAGGACGGCGAGCGGAAGCAGGAAATCACCAACATGAGCGTGAACGAGTTCAAAGAGTTTTACAGCCAGTTCAATGGGCTGATCGAGTTCCATTCCAACCACGGCAACAATGTGGCCGTACCGGCATCGATCGAGTTCGACAAGCTGAAGGAGCAGCTGAACGATCCGGCCTACCTGGCCGAGGTGGTGAAGTTTAGCGACGTGGAAAACTATGGCCAGTACTTGGATCTGCACGAATGCTACGACAACTTCGTCAATCTGAAGGGCATCGACAAGATCGACTACATTACGTATCTGTCGGAGTTTAACAAGTTCGCCGACATACCGCGCAAGCAGAAGAACCTCAAGTACAAGGGCTacctgcagctgctgcacgaCTATCTGCACTCGTTCATCACCCGCAGCAGGCCGCTGTTCTTCGAGCTGGAGCACACGGTGAAGCGCAACGAGCTGCAGTTCGAAGACATGTGGAAGAACGGCATCGTGCCGGGGTGGGAGAAGGTGCGCGACGTCGACGACGACGCGCTGATCAATTTGAACGAGTTCGGCAAATGGGAGGACCTCACGTACCTCGGGCTGGACCGGCTGAAGGCCGCCCTGCAGGCGCTCGGCATGAAGTGCGGCGGCACGCTGGAGGAGCGCGCGCAGCGCCTGTTCGCCTCGAAGGACGACAAAAACCAGGAGAACGAGCGCAAGCGGATGATGAACCTGAACAAGGAGAAGGATATCGCGCAGCTGGAGTACAAGATCGCGAAGCTGGCGGACCTGGTGGACGACCAGATTTACGAGACGAAGATCAACCTGCAGCGCAAGCAGGCCCGCTACACGCTGGACGAGAGCGACGAGGACAGCATGGACGAGGAGGAATCGGACGATGACGACGGCATCCCGTACAATCCGAAGAATCTGCCGCTCGGGTACGACGGCAAGCCGATCCCGTACTGGCTGTACAAGCTGCACCAGCTGCACTTTACGTACGAGTGCGAAATCTGCGGCAACTACAAGTACAACGGGCCGAAAGCGTTCCAGAACCACTTTTCCGAGTGGCGGCACGCGCACGGTATGCGCTGTCTGGGCATCCCGAACACGGCCCACTTTGCCAACATTACCAAGATCGAGGACGCGCTGGTACTGTGGGACAAGGTGAAGGAGCAAACATTCTCCAAGATGTGGGTGCCGGCCAACGAGGAAGAGTTTGAGGATTCGCGCGGCAACATTCTCAGCAAGAAGGTGTATCTTGACCTGCAGAAGCAAGGCCTGTTGTAG